Sequence from the Desulfobulbaceae bacterium genome:
CGATTTCACTCGCCTAGGCGAAGAGATAAGCCAAGTGGTCGCCGATGGCGCCGATGTTATCCATATTGACGTCATGGATGGCCACTTTGTCCCCAACATCACTATCGGACCCTTGGTGGTCGATGCAGTCCGCAAGATCACCAAGGCTCCGCTTGACGTCCACCTGATGATCTCCAATCCTGACCAATATATTGAGGCCTTTGCCGAAGCTGGCGCCGATTGGATCACAGTGCACGTTGAAGCCTGCCATCATCTCCATCGCACCATCGATGCGATAAAAAAACTCGGCAAGAAAGCCGGAGCGGTCCTTAATCCCGCCACCCCTCTCACCACCCTGGACTATATCCTGGATGACCTGGATCTGGTGATGCTGATGAGTGTCAACCCTGGATTCGGCGGCCAGAAATTCATCCCCAGCGCCATCGACAAGGTAAGAGCATTAAAAGCAATGATTGACCAACGAGGTTTGCATACAGGAATCGAGATTGATGGCGGGGTCAGCCCGGCCACCATCTGTGCGATTGCCCAGGCCGGGGCCAATATCTTTGTGGCAGGATCGGCGGTCTTCAGCCAGGACAATTATGCGACAATCATCGCCGAATTGAAACGCCTAGCCTCAGTTAAGTAAACATCTGTCAGGGCAATGATAATGCGCTGCGCGCAGCCACCCCGACATATATTCATTTTTGTCCAATCAAGCACTATCCGAACAAACCTAATAATATAAGCCTTGGCGTAACATCCCAATTGGAGATGGCAAACACCTGAATGATGATCGGTTTTAAAAATCACAAACACCCAAAGACATCGTAAAACATAATTACCGGCGCGATTTGCCGCCAACAGAAATCAAGACCACCACCATACCAATAATAATAGAACATCTCCTTGCTCACTGGCTCAAATATTGCTGTTAATTTTAATTAAATAATCATTCGCCTTCAGCGCCCCACTACCCAAAAGTTTCAGTATCATTTCCGTCCACCAGCCAAGCAGGTGTGCGAAAAAATTGATAATCCGCTCTTGTACCTGATCAACAATCCCAACCAGTAACAACAAAACTAACGTAGAAAAATTCCGTTCAACACCCCCTCAAGGAATACTACGACCAAATGCTGTTTTATTGAACGGGTAAAATTACCCATTTTCGCGTAAAAACCCCATTCCGGCGAGAAATAGATGAGTCTCTTTCTCGTTGACTCGTGACAATTTTTGTTCAATAATACAAAATTTTCGCGCGGGAAAGACCTTACACCCATCAGAGACCTATCCGTACACTTCTGGGTAAGTCTTTTGACTCAACTTTGGAGGGATACCATGAAAAAAATATTTGGTTGTACCCTAACGGCCATGGGATTCATGGCAGGAACGGCCCTGGCTGGCAACCTCGACTCACCGGCATTACCCTCAAGTGCGACCAGCGCCATGCCAACGATCACTGGCATCTATAACCAACTTGCCACTGGGGCACCGG
This genomic interval carries:
- a CDS encoding ribulose-phosphate 3-epimerase; this translates as MQHLMIAPSILSADFTRLGEEISQVVADGADVIHIDVMDGHFVPNITIGPLVVDAVRKITKAPLDVHLMISNPDQYIEAFAEAGADWITVHVEACHHLHRTIDAIKKLGKKAGAVLNPATPLTTLDYILDDLDLVMLMSVNPGFGGQKFIPSAIDKVRALKAMIDQRGLHTGIEIDGGVSPATICAIAQAGANIFVAGSAVFSQDNYATIIAELKRLASVK